Proteins from a single region of Leuconostoc gasicomitatum LMG 18811:
- a CDS encoding D-2-hydroxyacid dehydrogenase, giving the protein MKIFAYGIRDDEKPSLEDWKSAHPNIEVGYTQELLTAETATLAKGSVSAVVYQQLDYTREALTALAEVGVTNLSLRNVGTDNIDFEAAKEFNFNISNVPVYSPNAIAEHSMIQLSRLLRRTKALDAKIAKHDLRWAPTIGREMRMQTVGVIGTGNIGRVAIKILQGFGAKVVAYDKFPNAEIAEQGLYVDSLDELYAQADAVSLYVPGVPENHHMIDAAAISKMKDGVVIMNASRGNLMDIDAIIDGLNSGKISDFGMDVYEEEVGLFNEDWSGKDFPDAKIADLISRENVLVTPHTAFYTTKAVLEMVHQSMDAAVAFANGETPAIAVKY; this is encoded by the coding sequence ATGAAAATTTTTGCTTACGGCATACGTGACGACGAAAAGCCATCACTTGAAGATTGGAAGTCAGCTCATCCAAATATTGAGGTTGGCTATACACAAGAATTGTTAACAGCTGAAACAGCAACGTTGGCTAAGGGTTCAGTTTCAGCTGTGGTCTATCAACAACTTGATTATACACGTGAAGCTTTGACAGCTTTGGCTGAGGTGGGCGTTACTAACTTGTCATTAAGAAATGTTGGTACTGATAATATTGATTTCGAAGCAGCAAAAGAATTTAATTTTAACATCTCAAACGTTCCAGTATATTCACCAAATGCTATTGCGGAACACTCAATGATTCAATTATCACGCTTATTACGTCGTACAAAAGCACTTGATGCAAAGATTGCTAAGCACGATCTACGTTGGGCACCCACAATTGGTCGCGAAATGCGCATGCAAACAGTTGGTGTTATTGGCACTGGTAACATTGGTCGTGTTGCAATTAAAATTTTACAAGGCTTTGGCGCAAAAGTAGTTGCCTACGACAAATTTCCAAATGCTGAAATTGCGGAACAGGGTTTGTATGTTGACTCATTAGATGAACTATATGCACAAGCTGATGCGGTTTCACTATACGTACCAGGTGTACCTGAAAATCACCACATGATTGATGCAGCAGCCATTTCAAAGATGAAAGATGGTGTTGTTATTATGAACGCATCACGTGGTAACCTAATGGATATCGATGCTATTATCGATGGCTTAAATTCTGGTAAAATTTCTGATTTTGGTATGGATGTTTATGAAGAAGAAGTTGGTTTGTTCAATGAGGATTGGTCAGGTAAAGATTTTCCTGATGCCAAAATCGCTGATTTGATTTCACGTGAGAATGTTTTGGTTACACCCCACACGGCTTTTTATACAACGAAAGCTGTTCTTGAGATGGTTCATCAATCAATGGATGCTGCTGTTGCTTTTGCTAACGGTGAAACACCTGCAATCGCTGTTAAATACTGA
- a CDS encoding nicotinate-nucleotide adenylyltransferase, giving the protein MNGVYTISTQTQSEVWPNQEKRKIGIFGGTFNPPHIGQLVLAETIGRQLGLEKVFWMPNAQPIDGTHASAISPSNRVQLVKTAIMGNPFFDIELIEVRNGGKSYTYQTMRELVEMHPENDYYFIIGGEKIEKLPTWDHIEELSRLVKFAVGVHGDQKKQAPYPMLWYDVPDIRITSSEIRTKIRMKQSVNYLVPEREALFIAEYNLYRGLYD; this is encoded by the coding sequence ATGAATGGTGTGTACACAATCTCAACTCAAACACAATCAGAAGTATGGCCCAACCAAGAAAAAAGAAAAATTGGTATTTTTGGTGGTACCTTTAATCCACCACATATTGGTCAGTTAGTATTGGCTGAAACGATTGGTAGACAGCTTGGTTTGGAAAAGGTATTTTGGATGCCGAATGCACAGCCAATTGATGGCACGCATGCGAGCGCAATATCTCCATCAAATCGTGTGCAATTAGTTAAAACGGCAATTATGGGGAATCCTTTTTTTGATATTGAGCTTATTGAGGTACGCAATGGCGGTAAGTCATATACTTATCAAACGATGCGTGAGTTAGTTGAGATGCACCCTGAGAATGATTACTATTTTATTATTGGTGGTGAGAAAATTGAAAAATTGCCAACATGGGATCATATTGAGGAGTTGTCACGTTTAGTAAAATTTGCAGTGGGTGTTCATGGTGATCAAAAAAAACAAGCCCCTTATCCAATGCTGTGGTATGATGTGCCAGATATTCGAATTACGTCTTCAGAAATCAGAACAAAGATACGAATGAAGCAAAGTGTTAATTACCTTGTACCAGAGCGTGAAGCCCTGTTTATAGCAGAGTATAATTTGTATCGAGGTTTATATGACTAA
- the yqeH gene encoding ribosome biogenesis GTPase YqeH, which translates to MTTELITDEYVQEQLNEGLRCIGCGAVMQVVDSSKAGYLPMSALKKSIDSEELLCQRCFKLRHYNEIQPVELTDDDFSRLLHQISDAKALIVYVIDVFDVTGSEIAGLPRFVGQDNPILVVANKVDLLPKLLNKNRLKNWLQVELKAQGIKPVDIFLTSATHPKNLDDLLDTIDNYREGRDVYVVGVTNVGKSTLINQIIKSGTGVQDLITTSRFPGTTLDRIEIPLADGRQLIDTPGIVKRDQITHVLADKDLKYALPKNEIKPRTYQLNAEQTIFIGGLARFDFELGERTPITAYFENNLSLHRTKLIGADDFYDKHAGELLTPSPQESTITNLIRHEFNITEKSDIVFAGLGWISIPAGIKIAGWAPQGVSVLIRKAMI; encoded by the coding sequence GTGACAACTGAATTAATAACGGACGAATACGTTCAAGAACAATTAAATGAGGGATTACGCTGCATTGGCTGTGGGGCAGTTATGCAAGTAGTAGACTCATCAAAAGCGGGTTATTTGCCGATGAGTGCACTAAAAAAATCAATTGATAGCGAGGAACTATTGTGCCAACGCTGTTTTAAATTACGACACTATAATGAAATTCAACCTGTTGAACTAACAGATGACGATTTTTCACGTTTATTACATCAAATTTCAGATGCAAAAGCTTTGATAGTTTATGTCATAGATGTTTTTGATGTAACAGGTTCCGAAATAGCTGGTTTGCCTCGTTTTGTTGGCCAAGATAATCCCATTTTGGTGGTCGCAAACAAAGTTGATTTATTGCCAAAGTTGCTTAATAAAAATCGTTTAAAAAATTGGTTGCAAGTGGAATTGAAGGCACAAGGAATTAAACCAGTTGATATTTTCTTAACGTCTGCAACGCATCCAAAAAACCTTGATGACTTATTAGACACAATTGATAATTATCGTGAAGGCCGTGATGTTTATGTCGTAGGCGTGACCAATGTTGGTAAATCAACGTTGATTAATCAAATAATTAAGTCTGGGACAGGTGTTCAGGATTTGATTACAACGTCACGTTTTCCGGGAACTACACTAGATCGAATTGAAATCCCATTAGCTGACGGTAGGCAACTTATTGACACACCTGGAATCGTTAAACGTGATCAAATTACTCATGTATTGGCTGATAAAGATTTAAAGTATGCGTTACCGAAAAATGAAATTAAACCACGTACTTATCAATTGAATGCTGAGCAAACAATTTTTATTGGTGGTTTAGCTCGTTTTGATTTTGAGTTAGGGGAACGTACCCCCATTACGGCTTACTTTGAAAATAATTTATCTTTGCATCGTACTAAATTAATTGGCGCGGACGACTTTTATGATAAACATGCAGGAGAACTATTAACACCTTCTCCACAAGAATCAACGATAACAAATCTAATTAGGCACGAATTCAATATTACTGAAAAAAGTGACATTGTTTTTGCAGGCTTGGGTTGGATTTCTATTCCTGCTGGTATTAAAATAGCCGGTTGGGCACCACAGGGCGTTTCAGTCCTCATTCGAAAGGCAATGATTTAA
- the yhbY gene encoding ribosome assembly RNA-binding protein YhbY, protein MLQLTGKQKRFLRSKANTLSPIFSVGKNGLTQLWVNELVLAISKRELVKISLQQGADDSAKDVAEFIQSHSDITVAQTIGRTLVLFLPAQEDKYKRISVELAKI, encoded by the coding sequence ATGTTACAACTAACAGGTAAGCAAAAGCGCTTTTTGCGTTCAAAAGCAAATACGCTATCACCCATTTTTTCGGTAGGAAAAAATGGTTTAACGCAATTGTGGGTTAATGAACTCGTTCTTGCCATCTCAAAACGAGAACTAGTTAAAATTAGTTTACAACAAGGTGCTGATGACTCGGCTAAAGATGTGGCAGAATTCATACAATCACATTCTGATATTACAGTGGCACAAACAATTGGACGGACATTGGTTTTGTTTTTACCAGCACAAGAAGATAAGTATAAGAGAATTTCGGTCGAATTAGCTAAAATTTAA
- a CDS encoding DUF177 domain-containing protein encodes MKYNKNQLQKYRQNALTFDEKLNLEENAKKRFPTTVLALSLVQVKGYIRYYDNEDLSLHAEITGKITVPSSRSLLPVVRDINLIIDERYIEDEQRLKDFDETEAVFVLENDTLDVDEAILDNIIAELPLQILTTAEIADDKLPSGKDWHVVSEETFENEKKDDNNSNFDPRFAKLDDFFKE; translated from the coding sequence ATGAAATATAATAAAAACCAATTGCAAAAATATCGTCAAAATGCCTTGACTTTTGATGAAAAACTTAATCTAGAAGAAAACGCAAAAAAACGCTTTCCAACTACGGTTTTGGCCTTGTCGTTAGTACAAGTAAAAGGGTATATTCGTTATTATGATAACGAGGATCTCAGCCTTCACGCCGAAATTACTGGAAAAATTACTGTACCTTCTTCACGATCATTGCTACCTGTTGTTCGTGATATTAATCTTATAATTGACGAACGTTATATTGAAGATGAACAACGATTAAAAGATTTTGATGAAACCGAGGCAGTTTTTGTATTAGAAAACGATACACTAGATGTTGACGAGGCCATCCTTGATAATATTATTGCAGAATTGCCATTGCAAATTTTGACAACGGCAGAAATAGCAGATGATAAATTACCTTCTGGGAAAGATTGGCATGTTGTTAGCGAAGAAACGTTTGAAAATGAGAAAAAAGATGATAATAATTCAAATTTTGATCCAAGATTTGCTAAATTAGATGATTTTTTCAAAGAATGA
- a CDS encoding nucleotidyltransferase, protein MKAVGIVTEYNPFHNGHIYHIQQAKKETGADVVVAVMSGNFVQRGEPALFDKWTRAQAALENGVDLVIELPIFYAVQPSHLFAEGAVKLLAALGVKDMVFGSEHADVDFLSLAKQAPSVSQGKDLQDKNQTFASAYAHLLEAETGFKLEDPNDILALGYAKAVVDLSADIKLHAIQRVAAGYHDTLFSDTQTIASASAIRLALHKNKLEKIQSVVPDITLQNVQSMNNTINFEQKFLPLLKYRLITDTVGQLSQIYQMGEGLEHRLAAVALSEPGPQNYQNFIKSVKSKRYTFARMQRTLLYTLLNVKVDQMQSAMQEPYLRVLGFTDAGQQYLNSIKKTVTLPLISKVDQNLTKTNLRLDFKAGKLWQMLANSTGQQQDVTRKPIYVATKK, encoded by the coding sequence ATGAAGGCAGTTGGTATAGTAACAGAATATAATCCTTTTCATAATGGCCATATTTACCATATACAACAAGCAAAAAAGGAAACAGGGGCCGATGTTGTTGTGGCTGTTATGTCGGGTAACTTTGTTCAACGTGGGGAACCAGCGTTATTTGACAAGTGGACACGTGCACAAGCAGCATTAGAAAACGGCGTTGATTTGGTTATTGAGTTACCAATATTTTATGCAGTGCAGCCGAGCCATTTATTTGCCGAAGGGGCAGTTAAATTATTGGCAGCGCTGGGAGTGAAAGATATGGTATTTGGTAGTGAACATGCTGATGTTGATTTTTTATCTTTGGCAAAACAAGCACCTAGTGTGTCACAGGGAAAAGATTTGCAAGATAAAAATCAAACTTTTGCAAGTGCATATGCCCATCTGTTAGAAGCAGAAACAGGTTTTAAATTAGAAGATCCTAACGATATTTTAGCACTTGGATATGCTAAGGCCGTTGTAGATTTATCAGCAGATATTAAATTACATGCTATTCAAAGAGTTGCAGCTGGCTATCATGACACGCTGTTTTCAGATACGCAAACAATTGCCTCAGCATCGGCCATTCGTTTAGCGCTACATAAAAATAAGTTAGAAAAAATACAAAGTGTTGTGCCAGACATCACTTTACAAAATGTACAATCAATGAATAATACAATTAATTTTGAACAAAAATTTTTGCCATTGTTAAAGTACCGTTTAATAACAGATACTGTAGGACAATTAAGTCAAATTTACCAAATGGGTGAAGGCTTAGAACATCGTTTAGCAGCTGTAGCATTAAGTGAACCGGGACCACAAAACTACCAAAATTTTATCAAATCAGTGAAATCAAAGCGGTACACATTTGCACGGATGCAACGCACATTACTATACACGTTGTTAAATGTTAAAGTGGATCAAATGCAGTCTGCTATGCAAGAGCCGTATTTACGTGTTTTAGGATTTACTGATGCTGGTCAGCAATATTTAAATAGCATCAAAAAAACAGTTACATTGCCATTAATTAGTAAAGTTGATCAAAATTTGACCAAAACTAATCTGCGTTTAGATTTTAAGGCGGGTAAATTATGGCAAATGTTAGCAAATAGTACGGGTCAGCAACAAGATGTGACGCGTAAACCAATATACGTCGCCACTAAAAAATAA
- a CDS encoding ATP-dependent Clp protease proteolytic subunit → MWPGVIEQTANGRESYDLPSRLLKDRIILVQGEVEDSMATSIVAQLLFLEAQDPTKEISMYINSPGGSVTAGLSITDTMNFIKAPVTTIVMGLAASMGTIIASSGEKGHRFMLPNAEYLIHQPMGGAVGGTQQTDMAIIADQLTKTRAKLNKILADASDKDLETIAHDTERDNWMSAEETLAYGFIDGILSKAGEKPVTK, encoded by the coding sequence ATGTGGCCAGGAGTTATAGAACAAACAGCTAACGGACGTGAAAGTTATGATTTACCTTCACGGTTGCTTAAAGATCGTATTATTTTGGTTCAAGGTGAGGTTGAAGATAGTATGGCAACTTCAATTGTTGCACAATTGCTATTTCTAGAAGCCCAAGATCCTACAAAAGAAATTTCAATGTATATTAATTCACCAGGTGGATCTGTTACGGCTGGCCTTTCAATTACGGACACGATGAACTTTATTAAAGCACCAGTGACAACAATTGTTATGGGCTTAGCCGCTTCAATGGGTACAATCATTGCTAGTTCTGGTGAAAAAGGACATCGTTTTATGTTACCAAATGCCGAATACTTGATTCATCAGCCTATGGGTGGTGCAGTTGGTGGTACACAACAAACTGATATGGCTATTATTGCTGATCAGTTGACTAAGACACGTGCTAAATTAAACAAAATTTTAGCTGATGCATCTGATAAGGATTTGGAAACAATTGCACATGATACAGAACGTGATAATTGGATGAGTGCTGAGGAAACGTTAGCATATGGCTTTATTGATGGTATTCTATCAAAAGCAGGTGAAAAACCAGTCACAAAATAA
- a CDS encoding YqeG family HAD IIIA-type phosphatase yields the protein MRLEHFTPTYMVERIYDLTVEDLKKHGIKTVLADLDNTLLAWNNPEGTPELRQWLTDLCDGNIEVIVVSNNTTKRVAKAVKPLGVKFVSWSLKPLPRGILYVLRTHHLKQEEVIMVGDQMLTDIWAAHGAGVRSVLVQRLIESDMWQTWINRSIEKQVKKIVFKAHPQLKWEKTLRDN from the coding sequence ATGCGCTTAGAGCACTTTACGCCAACCTATATGGTTGAACGAATATATGATTTAACAGTTGAAGATTTGAAAAAGCATGGCATAAAAACGGTGTTAGCAGATTTAGATAACACCTTACTTGCGTGGAACAACCCAGAGGGGACACCTGAGTTAAGACAATGGTTAACTGACTTGTGTGACGGTAATATTGAGGTAATTGTTGTGTCTAATAATACGACAAAACGCGTGGCGAAAGCTGTCAAACCACTTGGGGTTAAGTTTGTGTCATGGTCATTAAAGCCTCTGCCACGGGGTATTCTCTATGTACTGAGAACGCATCACTTGAAGCAAGAAGAAGTTATCATGGTTGGCGATCAAATGTTAACTGATATTTGGGCTGCACATGGTGCGGGTGTCAGAAGCGTATTAGTACAACGCTTAATTGAATCAGATATGTGGCAAACGTGGATAAATCGTAGTATTGAAAAGCAAGTGAAAAAAATTGTTTTCAAAGCACATCCACAGTTAAAATGGGAGAAAACACTTCGTGACAACTGA
- the yqeK gene encoding bis(5'-nucleosyl)-tetraphosphatase (symmetrical) YqeK, translating to MTKYFNGSITELETKVAAGLTDYRFQHILRVRDYAVKLARKNGVDTDKAEVAALVHDYAKERSDDDFLTVIARKNMDPDLINWGNYIWHGIVGAEMVRDELGVTDLDILNAVREHTTGGAAEMTVLSQVLFMADYLEVGRDFSGVDIARQITDQSLAAGVRYQIVHTVRRLVQKEMAIYPKSITTYNYWLTRA from the coding sequence ATGACTAAATATTTTAATGGTAGTATTACTGAATTAGAAACAAAAGTTGCAGCTGGACTAACGGACTATCGATTTCAACATATTCTACGAGTCCGAGATTACGCAGTCAAGCTAGCGCGTAAAAACGGTGTTGATACTGACAAGGCCGAAGTTGCGGCGTTGGTTCATGATTATGCTAAAGAGCGGTCAGATGATGACTTTTTAACTGTTATTGCGCGTAAAAATATGGATCCTGATTTAATTAATTGGGGCAATTATATTTGGCATGGCATCGTTGGTGCTGAAATGGTTCGTGATGAACTTGGAGTGACGGATTTAGATATCTTAAATGCGGTACGCGAACATACAACTGGTGGTGCAGCAGAGATGACGGTGCTATCACAAGTTTTGTTTATGGCTGATTACCTTGAGGTAGGTCGTGACTTTTCGGGCGTTGATATTGCACGCCAAATTACAGACCAATCTTTAGCAGCAGGTGTCAGGTATCAAATTGTACATACAGTACGGCGGCTTGTTCAAAAGGAAATGGCTATCTATCCTAAAAGTATTACAACGTATAATTATTGGTTAACAAGAGCATAA
- a CDS encoding class I SAM-dependent DNA methyltransferase, translating to MTNENIQDNYSTFAEKYDTLFNDEMYYSWANYVANNTKPGRLLDLGGGAGRLAVLLSQQNYSVDVLDISTEMLSLAQKHAVDSDVDVKLLQADMREWSDWELRYPTIVSFADALNYLPNLADFKATIRQVYDHLEAGGQFLFDVITPYQINVLYNNYYYNNDDDEENIFMWTSYPGETPNSVDHDLKFFVYDENIDGFRILREIHHEQTYALSVFQRELELAGFEDISVSADFGNQNINDTTERWFFRAVKA from the coding sequence ATGACTAATGAAAATATACAAGACAATTATTCAACATTTGCTGAAAAATATGATACGCTATTTAATGATGAGATGTATTATTCATGGGCAAATTATGTTGCCAATAACACAAAACCAGGTCGCCTACTAGACTTAGGTGGTGGAGCAGGAAGATTGGCCGTTTTACTATCGCAACAAAATTATAGTGTTGATGTCCTAGATATATCTACTGAGATGTTATCACTTGCACAAAAACATGCAGTTGATTCTGATGTCGATGTGAAATTACTGCAGGCAGATATGCGAGAATGGTCAGATTGGGAGTTGCGTTATCCAACAATAGTCAGCTTTGCCGATGCATTGAACTATCTACCCAATTTAGCTGATTTTAAAGCAACTATCAGGCAGGTATATGATCATCTTGAGGCGGGCGGCCAATTTTTATTTGATGTTATTACGCCTTACCAAATCAATGTATTATATAATAATTATTATTATAACAACGATGATGACGAAGAAAATATTTTTATGTGGACAAGCTATCCAGGAGAAACACCTAACAGCGTTGATCATGATTTGAAATTTTTTGTTTATGATGAAAATATTGACGGTTTTAGAATTTTACGTGAAATTCATCATGAGCAAACTTATGCTTTGTCTGTTTTTCAACGCGAATTAGAATTAGCTGGATTCGAAGATATATCTGTGTCAGCTGATTTCGGGAATCAAAATATTAACGATACGACTGAACGTTGGTTCTTCAGAGCGGTGAAAGCATGA
- the whiA gene encoding DNA-binding protein WhiA, producing MSYAADVKKELTGLLVHNGNAKAELSALMRMNGVSTLGIDQTVSVQTENAAIARRIYTLLTQNYADIIVEVRVADHNHMSQHKSYGVLLKNKVTEVMADLGVDPFGLHPEIPARILNQVDKRRSFLRGAFLAAGSVNSPEKANYHLEIFTTHEELAEQLLNIMKEFDLPAKITDHSGGFIVYIKRAEKIVDFLSTIGAMQTMLRFEDIRMMRDMRNSVNRMTNAEMANIQKTADAASKQVQQILFIANEIGDLDLLPKKIRDIAKLRLEYPDDSLAELGERLEISKSGANHRMRKIKELAQMIQNDMQYDLTKL from the coding sequence ATGTCATACGCAGCAGATGTTAAAAAAGAATTAACGGGCTTATTGGTTCACAATGGTAATGCCAAAGCAGAACTGTCTGCATTAATGCGAATGAATGGCGTCAGTACATTAGGAATAGATCAAACGGTGTCTGTTCAAACAGAAAATGCCGCCATTGCTCGTCGGATATATACATTACTGACACAAAATTATGCGGACATTATTGTTGAAGTTAGAGTGGCGGATCATAATCACATGTCACAACATAAATCATATGGTGTGTTACTCAAAAATAAAGTGACTGAAGTCATGGCTGATTTGGGTGTTGATCCATTTGGTTTACACCCAGAAATTCCAGCACGTATTCTAAATCAAGTAGATAAACGACGCTCGTTTTTACGTGGTGCTTTTTTAGCGGCTGGATCTGTTAATTCTCCAGAAAAAGCAAACTATCATTTGGAAATTTTTACGACACATGAAGAATTGGCAGAACAATTGCTAAATATCATGAAAGAGTTTGATTTACCGGCTAAAATAACTGATCATTCAGGTGGCTTTATTGTCTATATTAAACGTGCAGAAAAAATAGTTGATTTCCTTTCAACTATTGGGGCCATGCAAACAATGTTACGATTTGAAGATATACGTATGATGCGTGATATGCGTAATTCGGTCAATCGTATGACCAATGCAGAAATGGCGAATATTCAAAAAACTGCAGATGCAGCAAGTAAACAAGTACAGCAAATATTATTTATTGCAAATGAAATTGGCGACTTAGATTTGTTGCCAAAAAAAATACGTGATATTGCCAAATTGCGATTAGAATATCCTGATGATTCCTTAGCAGAGTTAGGTGAGCGTTTAGAAATTAGTAAATCTGGCGCTAATCACCGAATGCGTAAAATAAAAGAGCTTGCGCAAATGATTCAAAATGATATGCAATATGATTTAACAAAACTATAA
- a CDS encoding PTS transporter subunit IIC, translating to MSIKADGQKWATKESQAVRNEEYARKASENMPVTFNGTTELKLKDFFFKVLSGSAQGILIGVLPAAVMKYIIQYSGLGTTAFGSNLSAILTLFTSLIPFLIGMAVALQFKMKSLDVGVVAIATAVASGSIRWAQAPTGFLNPVTGIRSLAPANIYIASGAGDVINAMIVSAIAVLVTWLVSRYLRGFGSVAIILSPIIVGGGVGLVGKTIAPYVGDVTTWIGKLVETFTRFAPIPMAILIAMAFSIIIITPVSTVGIALAISLSGIGSGAAAMGVVATTIVLLINSWRVNKPGVTVAIALGAMKGMMPSVFAKPVTMLPFLLAAAISAIPVALFNIQGTPITAGFGYIGLVSPIQSMVKDPNVPATVMNHFINPMIAVLAWLIVPIVAGLIAQYIFSKLLKLYVPADFQQEL from the coding sequence ATGAGTATTAAAGCAGATGGTCAAAAATGGGCCACAAAAGAGTCACAAGCTGTGCGCAATGAAGAATATGCACGCAAAGCGTCAGAAAACATGCCAGTAACATTTAATGGCACAACAGAACTGAAGCTAAAAGATTTTTTCTTTAAAGTATTGTCAGGATCAGCGCAAGGAATACTAATTGGTGTATTACCTGCTGCAGTCATGAAGTACATTATTCAGTATTCTGGTTTAGGAACCACAGCATTTGGTTCAAATTTAAGTGCTATTCTAACTTTGTTTACATCACTTATCCCATTTTTGATTGGTATGGCAGTTGCACTCCAATTTAAAATGAAAAGCTTAGATGTTGGTGTTGTGGCAATTGCAACGGCAGTTGCTTCTGGTTCAATTCGTTGGGCACAGGCACCAACTGGATTTTTGAACCCAGTGACCGGAATACGTTCATTAGCACCGGCTAACATCTATATTGCCAGTGGTGCTGGAGATGTCATTAATGCAATGATTGTTTCTGCTATAGCAGTCTTGGTAACATGGTTGGTATCTCGTTATCTCCGAGGATTTGGTTCTGTTGCGATTATATTGAGCCCAATTATCGTGGGTGGTGGCGTAGGCTTAGTTGGGAAAACAATTGCACCATATGTTGGGGATGTCACTACTTGGATAGGTAAACTTGTAGAAACATTTACTAGATTTGCACCAATACCAATGGCAATCTTAATTGCTATGGCTTTTTCAATTATTATTATTACGCCAGTTTCAACTGTGGGAATTGCTTTAGCAATTTCCTTATCTGGCATTGGTTCTGGTGCTGCAGCTATGGGTGTTGTCGCTACGACAATTGTGTTGTTAATTAATTCATGGCGAGTTAATAAGCCTGGTGTCACGGTCGCGATTGCATTAGGTGCCATGAAGGGCATGATGCCTTCTGTCTTTGCTAAACCAGTGACGATGTTGCCATTTTTATTGGCTGCAGCAATTTCTGCTATACCAGTTGCCTTGTTTAACATTCAAGGAACACCAATAACAGCAGGGTTTGGTTATATTGGTTTAGTTTCACCTATTCAATCAATGGTAAAAGACCCTAATGTACCTGCAACTGTTATGAATCATTTTATTAATCCTATGATTGCTGTACTGGCTTGGTTGATTGTGCCAATTGTGGCAGGACTTATTGCACAATATATCTTTAGCAAACTGTTGAAATTATATGTACCAGCCGACTTTCAACAAGAATTATAA
- the rsfS gene encoding ribosome silencing factor, giving the protein MTTALDVTTLLKTAVVAVDNKQANHIVALDMRKVSLMADYFVIADAASNRQVQAIVTEVKDQVQAAGGEIKLIEGFQAADWVLIDLGDVIVHIFSTEQRGFYNLERLWNDAPYVDLTKFLVTE; this is encoded by the coding sequence TTGACAACAGCATTAGATGTAACAACACTGCTTAAAACAGCTGTAGTAGCAGTTGATAATAAACAAGCGAATCATATTGTGGCACTTGATATGCGAAAAGTGAGCTTAATGGCTGATTATTTCGTCATCGCAGATGCTGCATCTAATCGTCAAGTACAGGCGATAGTAACAGAAGTGAAAGACCAAGTGCAGGCTGCCGGTGGTGAAATTAAATTAATTGAAGGATTTCAAGCTGCGGACTGGGTTTTAATCGACTTAGGGGATGTCATTGTCCATATTTTTTCTACAGAACAACGTGGATTTTATAATTTAGAACGTTTATGGAATGATGCACCTTATGTAGATTTAACAAAATTCCTTGTGACTGAATGA